A section of the Parachlamydiales bacterium genome encodes:
- a CDS encoding phage holin family protein produces MEILLSILISAIAVFVTAYILPGIALSGFGTAIVLAIVLAVINSFIKPVLIILTLPINILTLGLFTFVIMALLVMLASAIVPGFYVASFWWALLFAIVLAVVNSVLGGFKMV; encoded by the coding sequence ATGGAAATATTACTAAGTATTTTGATCAGTGCAATTGCAGTATTTGTAACTGCTTACATCCTACCAGGTATTGCTCTGAGCGGCTTTGGAACAGCTATCGTATTAGCGATCGTACTAGCCGTAATTAATTCATTTATTAAGCCTGTTCTAATTATTTTGACATTACCAATCAACATTTTGACTTTAGGTTTATTTACCTTTGTCATCATGGCGCTTCTTGTCATGCTTGCGAGTGCTATTGTTCCCGGCTTCTATGTTGCAAGTTTTTGGTGGGCGCTACTCTTTGCTATTGTGCTAGCAGTAGTAAACAGTGTATTAGGGGGTTTTAAGATGGTTTGA